The genome window CGTCCAGGAAGAGGTCATGCCCGTGCATGGGAAGGGATCAGGTAGTCAATACAGGTGTGCAACGAACACCAACGTGGGCGCTCGTGTCTCTTCCTCTGATTCCGTCTCCGTTCAACAAGAGCTGACAGTTATGTTTTCGTCCCGGCAATGTATCACCTATCCAGCAGTGGTGCCGCGGCTTGTGTCAGAAATGTGTGAACTCctctctattttttcttttggtgataggcggggtggcgggggggggggtgaaaataAACCAAATGCACAGCTTGGAGGAGAGAAGCTATAAATGTTCTAATGGAAAACCTAAAACTCTACATGGACACACGTGAAAGCTCTAATGTCGGTAATGAATAATGCCACTACTGTTACCCTGGGTGATGCTGAATCATCTCCACTCCTCATTCTGTCTTCTATGCATAGCTGATTGTTAAAGCAGGATGCAGTAATGCTTTGCTGAAGGGTTTAGAACCCTAACAACTGATAGAATACAGTATATGATATAAGGATTGACAAGGattggctttttttcttttcttacctcATGTTTAGGACATTTTATGGAGAAATCATCCTCGTGGAATGTGCAGCCTGGgcgggagaaaaagaaaagagaaggaataaACTAGAGTGCCGCAGATAGACAATAACGATGAATGAAACGAGTAGCTTGAGGCAAATGCACATAACAACCaagcacccccacccccccggatAAATGACACAGTGAGGGGTTCAATgtgaaataagaaagaaaaagtcagagccaaggagagagagaaagaaagagagagagagagagagagagagagagggagggagggcgagagggaGTGATACTGAGTGGGTGAGTTGTGATGCAGGCAGACAGTCGGACGTGGCCCGTGCACTCAGCGGGATTGAAAAGAGGCCTCGCGCTGGCTGAAGGCAGACGTGGCAGGCCTTCTAATCCTCACACGGTACTTCCTTGGCATGAGGTAATGGGAAGGGGAGGCCAtacaacgacacacacacaaccctcgCTTTGACAACATTGAccagggacacacacatacacaggcacTGAAGGGAGTAGCATTAGAGCCAGCATTCAGGCAGGGAGCAGGGGACAGGAGGGCAcacctgtaaaacacacacaccacacacacacacacacacacacacacacacacacacacacacacacacacacacacacacacacacacacacacacacaccagaatgGATGGACAAAGCCACAGGGGTCGTGGTCAATAATGCGCATACGCACCCTCCAGCCTCTATCTCTCCCCCCGCTCACCCTCTTGAACACCCTAGGATCCCACTTTCCCCTCATCATCCCTATTATTCAAGGCTCCctacctcttttctctccctccctccctcgtttgAGCTCCCCGAGCACTCTCAGACTTTTCTTCTCACACTCAATAATGTTACTAATGCATTTTCCTTCACTTATTTTAACCTGCACTTTGTCtaccctctttttttccctctcttttaATTGCTCTTGTTTTTCAACATGCattattttttccttccccACGACCGTCCCGAGCCAAAATCAATTTCTTATTCCCAATTTTCCTCCTTAtttctcctccgtctccctggcttttctcccccttttcatCGCTTTTTTGCTGTCTTCGTCCTCTCACTGCGGCCGCTTACCTATTTCTTTGGCGCAGACATAGTGATATTTATGAGAGCAGCCTCTCCAACAGCAGTTGAGGGACGCCCCCACAATCTGGCACTTGTAGCAGCTCTGGGGTTAGTTAGACAAACGGACATATGGACCAAGAatcaacaaagaaacaaacacattttccgAAAGAGGGACACAGGGATAGAAAGAGacaggagagaaggaaaacatGTCAAAATGTTAGGGTCAGTTTTTTGAAGAAGCTGCATGTTATTCCATTTAATTTTAGCTTAACCGCATGCATATATTTCAGAATAAACTGTTTATTGCTATCGTACCGTTTGGGCTGAGTTGTTGGCAGCCTCCCTCAGTCCATATAGCCTCCCAGCTACCATAATTACCCCCTTGGTCCAGATGGCACAGTTTTCATGGGCCCAGTGCTCTTTGGCCTCTGCCTCCATTTGTAGCCTTTCGAACATACTGTCCCCACCCTCTCGGTCACTCGAGGCCGCTGCACTGATCGCCCGGAGCTGCTTCATTCTCCTGAACCTCTCTCGGAGGGTTATTCTTCGAGGACCACCCTCCTGACCCACCCTCTCCGTTCTCTCTGCCCGCCGGTAGTGCCAATGGTGCCTGCTACTACTTCCCTCTTGGGTGGTGGTCTCTGAATTGTCCTCCTTTTCTGTGCTGCTCTCCCCCTCATTCTTTGAGGAGCTTGGTTCTTCACTGCTGCTTCCATTGGGGTCATTTGTTTTCTGAGAATCTTCCCTGATGGATTCTGTGGGGCAGACTGTCAGCAATTTCCGTGGAACGCCATCCTCCGTGTAGTAAGGTCCGCACAAATCCCCCAAGTCTCTGTAATTTGCTGGCTTTCCACACAGGCAACATGTGAGGCACCTGTCAATGAGATCTCTTTTCACCAAGGGTCCTTGTAGCATGGCAGCAGCGTGTGGCACGACTTTTGCAACTGTGAAAGGATTCCTCATTCTGAGAATGCCCTTTTTTCTACGTCTCTGGAACACCACCGCATCCTCGGGCTTGTTCACAATGGCGCACCAAGAAGAAAAGTCTCTGGAGTTGTTAATTCGAACATAAGGACAGAAAGATAGTTTAGAACTCTGATGGACTGGTTTGCGCCTGATTCTCTTCAGAGAAATGATCTCCGTCTGTTTTTCTGACATTGCTACTGAAGGACCCTCAATACTTGATTCTGCTTTTTCCTTAATTtctctttcccttctctccacctcttctttttctctctcctcttttacGGCCCGTTCACATCCTGCCGCCCTTACTACTGCCTCAATAACCTCCATGGCGTCTTTCATCCCAGGTTTAGGCCCAGGCTTTTTGTGGACCTTCATCGGCTTTCCAGGAATCTGCTCTGGCGAGGCTTTGCCCCGTTTCCTCTGAGCTAGATTTGCCGATGGTTTTCTGCCTCTTCTAGGTTTCTGAACGAGTTCTGTGCTGGTTACCTGGGGGGCTTCTGTAATCTCATCTGCGCTGATTGGCAAAGGTATTGAGGACTCTGTGGGTGTTACCGTCTCTTCTAccttctgctgttgttgttctaCTGTTTCACAATTTTTCTCCTCAACTGCCTCTGGTTCTTCTAGAGGGGCTTGgcccttccttttctttctcttctgttttAGATGCATCTCATGGTTATTTTTTATGGCCCTCTGCTTTGCTAACCTTGGCGTTGTAACTATTAGGCTCCCTGCTTCCAAGGCTACTATTGAGGCATCTGTGCTCTCCACCATGGCCCATCTCTTCCTTTTAGTTCTCGTGGACTTGGTGGGAGCTGACGATACACTTTTTGAGGCCTGTTGTGTCCACACTCCTGGAGGCCTGACTTCAGCTGGGGCCTCCATTGAGCTCCAAACCTTGTCAGCCCCGACTTCATGCTGTATCCCTGGTTTAATGTGTTCTTGTCTCGTCTCCTCCTTATTCAAAATCTGTGTTTCCATCCCTTGTCTCAACTCCTCTGCCGTTAACGCCTCCAGACTCACCTCATGCTTTTCTCCTTCTTGTGACATATCATTCTTTCTTAATGAGTCTTCACGTTGTTCCAGTACTACCTGTCTAGAATCTATGCTTTTCACTTCTCCCTCTATCACCTCAATGTTATTTATGAGCATACTTGGCTCACCTTCCTTTAAGACAAGTTGAGGCAAAGCCTTGGCTGTCACATCATCACATAGATTGCTTTCCATCGGGGGAATAGGGAGGTGTTTCTTTGAGCTTGGGGATGTAATTTTCTGCACCATGGCCTCGTATTTCTGTCCCCTGCCTTTGCGTGGGGGGAGAACCTTTGTTTTAGTGGGGCATTGAGGGGCCACCACAGGCACATCACTATTAAAGTCCATCTCACCGATGTTTGGAGGAGTGTCTTTGGGTGGGGGAGTGACCACAGAGACATTTTTGGGTGGCCCTCGCTTTTTTCTGGGGCCATGAACACCTTTACCTTTTTGTGTTGAAGAAGCCTTTTCTTCTAGAGGTGTTTGTGGTGATGAGGATTTTGGTTTCGGCTTGGgacccctctttttttttgctggtgtTGTAGACATTTCTGGGCTAGGTTTACGTTTTAATGGAAACAATGTCTTTtcttcagatgtttctgttgCGTCTGCTGGAATATCTACATTTTTGACAGCATTGGGAATAGAAGTTGGAGCTTTTTCCATAGTAAGATGTTCCTCTACTTTTGGAGAATCATCAGTAGCTTTCATTTCTGTTCGTGTCTGGGTAAGAATATCTTCTCCTGTGACTTTTGCCAGCTTTTCTTGCGATGGCTTTCTGGATCTTAAGACCATGTTCTTACCCTCTTTGCGTGGAGCGTTTACCTCGTGGTTTGCTTGTTTTTCGTCATGGTTCACTGGTTTAACGTTGAGGGTTACTTGTGATATTGAAGCTTTTGGGCTCTTCCTGACCTTGCTCTGCAGTCCTGTCAAAGGTTGAatggtttcttcttcttgtacGAGCTTTGTCTTAAAAACTGAGCCTTTAGGGCGACCCACTGAGGCCTTCATGGGGGCAGTGTCATCGAGGGGCAAAACCTCTGCGGGCTTGGGTCCAGGCTTATGCCCTGGTTTTAGAGCTAGTTTTGGACCAAGTTTTGATCCAGATTTTGGCCCAGTTTTTGAACCTGGTTTGGGTCCTGGTTTACGTTTCACAGGTATCTCAATGTTTTCGAGAAGCTCTGACTCATTTGGCACAAGTTTTGGTCCTGGTTTAGGTCCTGGTTTAGTTCCAGGTTTTGGCCCGGGCTTTGGTCCAGGCTTAAGACCTTGTTTGAGCCCTGGTTTTGGACCTGGCTTTGGTCCCGTTTTTGGCCCTGACTTTGTTCCAGGTTTTGGCCCTGGTTTGAGCCCAGGCTTTGGACCTGGTTTTGGGCCTGGTTTTCGCTTCACATGAGGCTCAACTTTGGGTGGCAAGTCTGGTGCATTGAATGAGCGAGTGCACATCCTCGAACAAAAACCATCAGTTAGCATTTTGGGAGTCTGGCTCACAATAGATTCAAGATGAGCTTGGTCCATTGGATCCGAGAATAACAGAGTTTTTATTGGAGGCATGCAGGGTTTCTGTCTAGGCGAGGgggctccttcctcttctcctccaccctcactcTCAAAGTTTAGCTGTTGCCTGATTCCTACACTAGAATGGATAATTCCCCTTCTGCCCCTTGCATGCTTACGTCCAAATGCTCTTGGCTGCGCAGATGGGGCCACAGGTTCTGGCTTGGCCAAGGGGGTCACTGCACTGGCGCAGCTGATGCCAGGCTCCATGTCTTCGTCGCCCtttttgggggagggaggagtaTCTGCCCAGCAAGGGGCTGAGGGAAGTATCGACTTCCCTGGCAGCTGAGGAGAGTCTGGCTCCAGCACTTTCGCATCGTTGTGATCAATATGATCCCTGGCCTGAGTTGGAGGTGTCTTGTCATTAAGAGCTGAGAACACTGGCATAGCAGACTGAGGCTGAGGAGCAGTGTCACCAATGGCTGACTCTCTTGCACAAGCACCCGCTGCATTCTGATGGGCAGGCGCCCCTGCAGACTTGGTGTCAGTATGGAgctctgtactatctgtcctGCTGCAGAGATCCCCAAATGACTTCTCTTGCCCACGTCTGTTAATATGGTCCTCAGTCGATGAATCCCCTCGCCcctcctccagttcctcctcAACATCtaaagaaagagggggggaaagggcatgtttttgtttctgtatttctcCCTCTCCACCCACCTCGTCCTGTGCACTctcatcatcctcttcatcctcctcatctctgCTCTCTCTTTTGTCTGAGTTGCTCTCATCCAAGGCTTCAACTTGGGGGGTTGGAGAGGTGTTGTCAGAGCTGTCCTCTTTCTCTGTGGAATATTGATCCTGCTCAAGGTCACCCCTTGAAATGAAAGGCAATGTTTTCACTGAGCTCTCCGATGCAGTTGGAGACTCCGATTTAAACGCCTCGGATTT of Gasterosteus aculeatus chromosome 11, fGasAcu3.hap1.1, whole genome shotgun sequence contains these proteins:
- the rai1 gene encoding retinoic acid-induced protein 1, with protein sequence MQSFRERSGGYHSNQPCYQQEPHELSRLETYRQHPHHPHPQHPHPGPGPHPGPGPGPGPVHSRTGYEAHSLVNPTVMAPTGGAGTGGGPKDCYSQQAYPGYPGNGGGNGSGNGGSPPSQAKKAYRGSKVPPPNPSQHLQGSGGYTNHMGPGSYSAQYISEGQLQQKWEDSAQLAQYDQELVGRIEAGGTSTPGSSQYIDQNMLGHSQTQCHQPSTPAYTSPHHQAHPPNPAPSPLIYPQSHLHYPQHSASPSPYMEKCSPMPHCYKGYSIPPNPQYSRQMSSHSNLKQGGYRSTSSSYGYQQPSSRVYEQQPPLQAMTNPQEPHPKYQHYSQPQQSYCLSELSVRSPEQYYQTCSPSSSHSPARSVGRSPSYSSTPSPLMTNPESFQYGQPPMTPGPASSSSSSSAGMQDQTSTNNMLMPPRSHPSPNVPHAAPHSYTTTPQVPTMKERFSEKLLSNPSLWSLNALTSQVENISNNVQQLLLSEALVANKKGGKRSSGGSNSSVGSGASIKKVEEYKGPPYPDGGGSVGGGPMQDPYSTPQHQAMPMELHEGGYSSSSDEQLERGYYYCGQGRSPAQAPSNTQLSLDTASSCSLTSPDDMSTRSGDSGLHNLTPDPSRSHSGQGRDGMNTPVKSIGDERSPISITIPSPMKQERDSPSDIQQIIEPVKENFEESAWTEKSADKEEVSTDKSPDSERYSDTAKSTDNLEKWSDEEKCPALYSKVYKGLTEKIYCYKETMYQTVHSKYDPDTQDSVVQSPATLSDSSHKEHFGPEMKSEAFKSESPTASESSVKTLPFISRGDLEQDQYSTEKEDSSDNTSPTPQVEALDESNSDKRESRDEEDEEDDESAQDEVGGEGEIQKQKHALSPPLSLDVEEELEEGRGDSSTEDHINRRGQEKSFGDLCSRTDSTELHTDTKSAGAPAHQNAAGACARESAIGDTAPQPQSAMPVFSALNDKTPPTQARDHIDHNDAKVLEPDSPQLPGKSILPSAPCWADTPPSPKKGDEDMEPGISCASAVTPLAKPEPVAPSAQPRAFGRKHARGRRGIIHSSVGIRQQLNFESEGGGEEEGAPSPRQKPCMPPIKTLLFSDPMDQAHLESIVSQTPKMLTDGFCSRMCTRSFNAPDLPPKVEPHVKRKPGPKPGPKPGLKPGPKPGTKSGPKTGPKPGPKPGLKQGLKPGPKPGPKPGTKPGPKPGPKLVPNESELLENIEIPVKRKPGPKPGSKTGPKSGSKLGPKLALKPGHKPGPKPAEVLPLDDTAPMKASVGRPKGSVFKTKLVQEEETIQPLTGLQSKVRKSPKASISQVTLNVKPVNHDEKQANHEVNAPRKEGKNMVLRSRKPSQEKLAKVTGEDILTQTRTEMKATDDSPKVEEHLTMEKAPTSIPNAVKNVDIPADATETSEEKTLFPLKRKPSPEMSTTPAKKKRGPKPKPKSSSPQTPLEEKASSTQKGKGVHGPRKKRGPPKNVSVVTPPPKDTPPNIGEMDFNSDVPVVAPQCPTKTKVLPPRKGRGQKYEAMVQKITSPSSKKHLPIPPMESNLCDDVTAKALPQLVLKEGEPSMLINNIEVIEGEVKSIDSRQVVLEQREDSLRKNDMSQEGEKHEVSLEALTAEELRQGMETQILNKEETRQEHIKPGIQHEVGADKVWSSMEAPAEVRPPGVWTQQASKSVSSAPTKSTRTKRKRWAMVESTDASIVALEAGSLIVTTPRLAKQRAIKNNHEMHLKQKRKKRKGQAPLEEPEAVEEKNCETVEQQQQKVEETVTPTESSIPLPISADEITEAPQVTSTELVQKPRRGRKPSANLAQRKRGKASPEQIPGKPMKVHKKPGPKPGMKDAMEVIEAVVRAAGCERAVKEEREKEEVERREREIKEKAESSIEGPSVAMSEKQTEIISLKRIRRKPVHQSSKLSFCPYVRINNSRDFSSWCAIVNKPEDAVVFQRRRKKGILRMRNPFTVAKVVPHAAAMLQGPLVKRDLIDRCLTCCLCGKPANYRDLGDLCGPYYTEDGVPRKLLTVCPTESIREDSQKTNDPNGSSSEEPSSSKNEGESSTEKEDNSETTTQEGSSSRHHWHYRRAERTERVGQEGGPRRITLRERFRRMKQLRAISAAASSDREGGDSMFERLQMEAEAKEHWAHENCAIWTKGVIMVAGRLYGLREAANNSAQTSCYKCQIVGASLNCCWRGCSHKYHYVCAKEIGCTFHEDDFSIKCPKHEDL